Proteins encoded in a region of the Schistocerca serialis cubense isolate TAMUIC-IGC-003099 chromosome 6, iqSchSeri2.2, whole genome shotgun sequence genome:
- the LOC126484922 gene encoding uncharacterized protein LOC126484922, with amino-acid sequence MPCNSGGRAVSTTGSAATVLGTISSHEKRRIQELVEDFEAQLTTNIKDSVAFSSSLEDSPDLSDRAWLVTFIRTVNKMLEVCEEMLGLIPLKNTTKGQGKFHPLEAVTEKYGLPRILLTHVATNGAPAMTGETSMECPEKNEES; translated from the coding sequence ATGCCTTGCAACAGCGGCGGAAGAGCTGTGTCCACAACAGGTTCCGCAGCTACAGTACTTGGCACTATCTCGAGCCATGAAAAGCGCCGAATTCAAGAATTAGTTGAAGATTTTGAGGCTCAGCTGACAACGAATATTAAAGACAGTGTTGCATTTTCTTCGTCTTTGGAGGACTCTCCTGACTTGTCAGACAGAGCATGGTTGGTAACTTTCATTAGGACTGTAAACAAAATGCTGGAAGTTTGCGaggagatgttaggtctcataCCATTGAAGAATACAACAAAAGGTCAAGGCAAGTTCCATCCCCTTGAAGCAGTTACGGAGAAGTATGGTCTGCCGCGGATATTACTAACACACGTAGCAACAAACGGTGCTCCAGCTATGACTGGCGAAACCAGTATGGAGTGTCCAGAGAAAAATGAAGAATCATGA